The Miltoncostaea oceani genome includes a region encoding these proteins:
- a CDS encoding anti-sigma factor domain-containing protein, giving the protein MTREHDALRDLIAPVALGAADPAEIARVEAHAGECAVCREELTSLRASADVLAVAVPQHTPRPELKMAIMDVVRAEAPDRAPQPAAAPEPERRRRRSWLPAPGLRPVLAVVAAVAALLVGWNIALQTGGDGDDAVTAIEVRGTEDAPGITGDVVYVRDEDTAVVRLSRLPALDEDEAYQLWVLRDGSPPRSAGLFQSTGPSDAQRVATGLRGADALAVTAQPRTSRTTPEGPILVVAPLETA; this is encoded by the coding sequence ATGACCCGTGAGCACGATGCCCTCCGCGACCTGATCGCGCCCGTCGCGCTGGGTGCCGCGGACCCGGCGGAGATCGCGCGCGTCGAGGCGCACGCGGGGGAGTGCGCGGTGTGTCGCGAGGAGCTCACGTCGCTGCGCGCGAGTGCCGACGTGCTCGCCGTGGCCGTCCCCCAGCACACCCCCCGTCCCGAGCTGAAGATGGCGATCATGGACGTGGTCCGCGCCGAGGCCCCGGACCGCGCCCCGCAGCCCGCGGCCGCCCCGGAGCCGGAGCGGCGCCGCCGCCGCTCGTGGCTGCCCGCGCCGGGCCTGCGTCCCGTCCTCGCCGTCGTCGCGGCCGTCGCCGCCCTGCTCGTCGGCTGGAACATCGCGCTGCAGACCGGCGGCGACGGGGACGACGCCGTCACGGCGATCGAGGTCCGGGGCACCGAGGACGCCCCCGGCATCACCGGCGACGTGGTCTACGTGCGCGACGAGGACACCGCGGTCGTGCGGCTCAGCCGCCTCCCCGCCCTCGACGAGGACGAGGCCTACCAGCTGTGGGTGTTGCGCGACGGCAGCCCGCCGCGCTCCGCCGGCCTGTTCCAGTCCACGGGTCCGTCGGACGCCCAGCGCGTCGCGACCGGTCTGCGCGGGGCGGACGCCCTCGCCGTGACGGCGCAGCCGCGCACGAGCCGCACGACCCCCGAGGGGCCGATCCTGGTGGTGGCGCCGCTCGAGACCGCCTGA
- a CDS encoding EAL domain-containing protein, with product MTTPPPDASVLDGRFRVDAVLRAVAGRTHAAGTDLRTGAPVVIESAPEHAVSPGTVMRLEHARTAVGATPPATIAPVLGVGREAGAIHLVTALPPGRGLRERRGERLPLPEALGIGADVLTALAELHLRGVLHRDVTTSAVTLCGEGDAMRAVLTAAGLAPDAALLGPIVDVPAEEVEHLAPEASGVLPGGVDERSDIYSAGALVYTLVAGRPPFTAATAAALLRETLTATPPSLRTLVPHAPRGLEEVLARLLRRDPRDRYQSARAAAADLAAIARGLARGEEDPEVVVGAHDTRSTLTEPAFVGRRIELGALRAHVEDAREGRGGLVLLEAPSGGGKTRLLDELARHGAETGAWVLRGGGVDQAAARPFQLIDGVVREVVRAAGGEPELSAVLRERLGDDARAARAAMPQLSPLVGALDDHGLGPEQHAEARSLRAMSGLLDAVGSPDRPAIVILDDAQWADDLSLRLLVEWHRGREDDPAPVLVVAAFRTEEVGPEHALRAIGPRDHLVLAPLGREEIGSLATTMAGALPPAALAAIGRLSGGNPFMATAALRGLVESAAIERHSEGWRIAAGALEDVSSSSEAADLLVRRMDLLPPPTLGLLTAGAVLGKDFDPLLAAELADQDPGDAVEALAEARRRHIVWAAPADERVTFVHDKLREALLTRAPDHEVAALHRAAARLIEGRDDGMSFELAYHYSAGGEHRRALPHALRAAAVARERHALGAAERHYRIAEAAGDALDEDARRVIAGGLGEVLMLAGRYEEAQAHLERARDMAGDAPSRAAIDGRLGELAFKRGDIETACAAYERALRLLGHHVPGSTPALALRALREVAVQAVHTVAPVRLGRRPVPDPDAPEMLAIRLYSRVAYPYWFGRGAVPTLWAHLRGMNLAERYGPTPELAQAYSEHAPVMTVLPWFGRAIRYAERSLAMRREMGDVWGQGQSLHFFGVALYGASRYRECIERCEEAVRLLERTGDRWEMNTASWHVAMCDYRLGNLPEAARRAQEVHRQGREIGDAQAAGISLGIWAKATRGAVPAALIAAELARGEDDIHTRAELVMAEAIRLMRAGRPGPAARMLHGQLRTIERRGFRQEYVAPVAAWLATALRMRLEEAPALSRSRRLVVARRARRAARRAMWWARAYRNNLPHALREQALILALTGSGARAEGLLERSAAEAERQGAAYELALTRRAQARLALEHGREDAQDDMRRAEDALRGLLGESALDPRAPAALSLADRFDAVLSNGRRIASALDAGAVYDAVREAASALLRPERVAVTDVAALRAAAEDDPEEATALERRLSTRVPQVDTPPGGGSRLRVTILADGSPAAELSVRHDGVAGLFGPEEVRLAEYVAALAGAALENAATTAQLEHQAFHDPLTGLPNRALVRDRIDLALKRAARSGNPVSVLLLDLDDFKNVNDSLGHAAGDRLLTDAADRVRRVLRPADTPARLGGDEFAVLLEDADAATAARVASRVIDAFREPFLLDDREVFVSATIGIASSAGIDAGADALLRDADAAMYAAKARGKRAFEIFVPEMRSAAVARLELGTSLRRALEQEEIELHYQPILDVTTGEVVAVEALARWRHPELGVLGPADFVPLAEQSGLIEQIGAWVLRRACADLAVLRAEPGARSDLSVTVNLSPRQLRHHELADQVRSALRQAGVPPEALVLEITETAIAGDTPAGISLLRALRRIGVRVAVDDFGSGYSSLGQLRRLPVDLLKIDRVFLADAGSPEAASFLRAIVELARGLGLGVVAEGVESDEQLALVREVRCGLGQGWLWARAMPLDPLRTWLRDEARARGGGRPPGFLT from the coding sequence GTGACGACACCGCCACCGGACGCCAGCGTCCTCGACGGGCGCTTCCGGGTCGACGCGGTGCTTCGGGCCGTCGCCGGGCGCACCCATGCGGCCGGGACCGACCTCCGGACCGGCGCCCCCGTCGTCATCGAGAGCGCCCCCGAGCACGCCGTCTCGCCGGGCACGGTGATGCGGCTCGAGCACGCCCGCACGGCCGTCGGCGCGACGCCCCCCGCCACGATCGCCCCCGTCCTCGGGGTCGGGCGCGAGGCCGGCGCGATCCACCTCGTCACCGCGCTCCCGCCGGGCCGGGGCCTCCGTGAGCGCCGCGGGGAGCGGCTGCCGCTGCCCGAGGCCCTCGGCATCGGAGCCGACGTGCTCACCGCCCTGGCCGAGCTGCACCTGCGCGGGGTGCTGCACCGCGACGTCACCACCTCCGCGGTCACCCTGTGCGGCGAGGGCGACGCGATGCGCGCCGTGCTCACCGCCGCGGGCCTCGCGCCCGACGCGGCGCTGCTCGGGCCGATCGTCGACGTCCCCGCCGAGGAGGTCGAGCACCTCGCCCCCGAGGCGTCCGGGGTGCTGCCGGGCGGCGTGGACGAGCGCTCCGACATCTACTCCGCGGGGGCCCTGGTCTACACGCTCGTGGCGGGGCGCCCGCCGTTCACGGCGGCGACGGCGGCGGCGCTGCTGCGCGAGACCCTGACGGCGACGCCCCCGTCGCTGCGGACCCTCGTCCCGCACGCGCCGCGCGGCCTGGAGGAGGTGCTCGCCCGGCTGCTGCGGCGCGACCCGCGCGACCGCTACCAGTCGGCACGCGCCGCCGCGGCGGACCTGGCGGCGATCGCCCGCGGGCTGGCGCGCGGCGAGGAGGACCCGGAGGTCGTCGTCGGCGCCCACGACACGCGCAGCACGCTCACCGAGCCCGCCTTCGTCGGCCGCCGCATCGAGCTCGGTGCGCTGCGCGCGCACGTCGAGGACGCCCGCGAGGGCCGCGGCGGCCTGGTGCTGCTCGAGGCCCCGTCCGGCGGCGGCAAGACCCGCCTGCTCGACGAGCTCGCGCGCCACGGCGCCGAGACCGGGGCGTGGGTGCTGCGCGGCGGTGGCGTCGACCAGGCCGCGGCCCGGCCCTTCCAGCTCATCGACGGGGTGGTGCGCGAGGTCGTGCGCGCCGCCGGGGGGGAGCCGGAGCTGAGCGCCGTCCTGCGGGAGCGCCTCGGCGACGACGCCCGGGCCGCGCGCGCGGCGATGCCCCAGCTCTCGCCGCTCGTCGGCGCGCTCGACGACCACGGCCTCGGCCCCGAGCAGCACGCCGAGGCCCGCAGCCTGCGCGCGATGTCGGGCCTGCTCGACGCGGTCGGGTCGCCGGACCGGCCCGCGATCGTGATCCTCGACGACGCCCAGTGGGCCGACGACCTGTCGCTGCGGCTGCTCGTCGAGTGGCACCGCGGCCGCGAGGACGACCCCGCCCCCGTGCTGGTGGTCGCCGCGTTCCGCACCGAGGAGGTCGGGCCGGAGCACGCCCTCCGCGCGATCGGTCCCCGCGACCACCTGGTCCTCGCCCCCCTCGGCCGCGAGGAGATCGGCAGCCTCGCGACGACGATGGCGGGCGCCCTGCCCCCGGCGGCCCTCGCCGCGATCGGACGCCTCTCCGGCGGCAACCCGTTCATGGCGACGGCCGCGCTGCGCGGCCTCGTGGAGAGCGCCGCGATCGAGCGGCACAGCGAGGGCTGGCGGATCGCCGCCGGGGCGCTGGAGGACGTCAGCTCGTCGAGCGAGGCCGCCGACCTGCTGGTGCGGCGCATGGACCTGCTGCCGCCGCCGACGCTCGGCCTGCTCACCGCCGGCGCCGTGCTCGGCAAGGACTTCGACCCGCTGCTCGCCGCCGAGCTCGCGGACCAGGACCCGGGGGACGCCGTCGAGGCGCTCGCCGAGGCCCGGCGCCGCCACATCGTCTGGGCCGCCCCCGCCGACGAACGGGTCACGTTCGTCCACGACAAGCTGCGGGAGGCGCTCCTGACCCGCGCGCCCGACCACGAGGTCGCCGCGTTGCACCGCGCCGCCGCCCGCCTCATCGAGGGCCGCGACGACGGCATGTCGTTCGAGCTCGCCTACCACTACTCCGCGGGCGGGGAGCACCGGCGGGCGTTGCCGCACGCCCTGCGGGCCGCCGCCGTCGCACGCGAGCGCCACGCCCTCGGCGCGGCGGAGCGCCACTACCGCATCGCGGAGGCGGCGGGCGACGCGCTCGACGAGGACGCGCGCCGGGTCATCGCCGGCGGCCTCGGCGAGGTGCTGATGCTCGCCGGCCGGTACGAGGAGGCCCAGGCGCACCTGGAGCGCGCGCGGGACATGGCGGGTGACGCGCCCTCGCGCGCCGCGATCGACGGGCGGCTCGGGGAGCTCGCCTTCAAGCGGGGGGACATCGAGACCGCGTGCGCGGCCTACGAGCGCGCGCTGCGCCTCCTCGGCCACCACGTCCCGGGCTCCACGCCGGCGCTCGCGCTGCGGGCCCTGCGCGAGGTGGCGGTGCAGGCCGTGCACACCGTGGCGCCGGTGCGGCTCGGCCGCCGCCCCGTCCCCGACCCCGACGCGCCCGAGATGCTCGCGATCCGGCTCTACAGCCGCGTCGCCTACCCCTACTGGTTCGGGCGCGGGGCCGTCCCGACGCTCTGGGCGCACCTGCGGGGCATGAACCTCGCGGAGCGGTACGGCCCGACGCCGGAGCTGGCGCAGGCCTACTCGGAGCACGCGCCGGTGATGACCGTGCTGCCGTGGTTCGGCCGGGCGATCCGCTACGCCGAGCGGAGCCTCGCCATGCGCCGGGAGATGGGCGACGTCTGGGGCCAGGGGCAGTCGCTGCACTTCTTCGGGGTGGCGCTCTACGGGGCGTCCCGCTACCGGGAGTGCATCGAGCGCTGCGAGGAGGCCGTCCGGCTGCTGGAGCGCACCGGCGACCGGTGGGAGATGAACACCGCGAGCTGGCACGTCGCGATGTGCGACTACCGCCTCGGCAACCTGCCCGAGGCCGCCCGTCGCGCCCAGGAGGTCCACCGCCAGGGCCGCGAGATCGGCGACGCGCAGGCGGCGGGCATCTCCCTCGGGATCTGGGCGAAGGCGACCCGCGGGGCCGTGCCCGCGGCGCTGATCGCCGCCGAGCTCGCCCGCGGCGAGGACGACATCCACACCCGCGCGGAGCTGGTGATGGCGGAGGCGATCCGCCTGATGCGCGCCGGCCGGCCGGGTCCCGCCGCCCGGATGCTCCACGGCCAGCTCCGGACGATCGAGCGGCGGGGCTTCCGGCAGGAGTACGTCGCCCCGGTCGCGGCGTGGCTGGCGACGGCGCTCCGGATGCGGCTGGAGGAGGCGCCGGCCCTGTCGCGGTCGCGCCGGCTGGTGGTGGCGCGCCGCGCCCGCCGGGCCGCGCGCCGCGCCATGTGGTGGGCGCGGGCCTACCGCAACAACCTGCCGCACGCGCTGCGCGAGCAGGCGCTGATCCTCGCGCTCACGGGCTCCGGCGCGCGCGCCGAGGGGCTCCTGGAGCGGAGCGCCGCCGAGGCGGAGCGCCAGGGCGCCGCGTACGAGCTGGCGCTGACCCGCCGGGCCCAGGCGCGCCTCGCGCTGGAGCACGGCCGGGAGGACGCCCAGGACGACATGCGCCGCGCCGAGGACGCGCTGCGCGGGCTTCTCGGTGAGAGCGCCCTCGACCCGCGCGCCCCGGCGGCGTTGTCGCTGGCGGACCGCTTCGACGCCGTGCTCTCGAACGGCCGGCGGATCGCGTCGGCGCTCGACGCCGGCGCCGTCTACGACGCCGTGCGCGAGGCGGCCTCCGCGCTGCTGCGTCCCGAGCGGGTCGCCGTCACCGACGTCGCCGCGCTGCGCGCCGCGGCGGAGGACGACCCGGAGGAGGCGACGGCGCTGGAGCGCCGGCTGTCGACCCGCGTCCCGCAGGTGGACACGCCCCCCGGCGGCGGGTCGCGCCTGCGGGTCACGATCCTCGCGGACGGCAGCCCCGCCGCCGAGCTGAGCGTCCGGCACGACGGCGTCGCCGGCCTCTTCGGACCGGAGGAGGTGCGCCTCGCCGAGTACGTCGCCGCCCTCGCGGGGGCGGCGCTCGAGAACGCGGCGACCACCGCCCAGCTCGAGCACCAGGCGTTCCACGACCCGTTGACGGGGCTGCCGAACCGGGCCCTGGTGCGCGACCGCATCGACCTCGCCCTGAAGCGCGCGGCGCGCAGCGGCAACCCGGTGAGCGTCCTGCTGCTCGACCTCGACGACTTCAAGAACGTCAACGACAGCCTCGGCCACGCGGCGGGCGACCGGCTGCTGACCGATGCCGCGGACCGCGTGCGGCGGGTGCTGCGCCCCGCCGACACGCCCGCGCGCCTCGGCGGCGACGAGTTCGCGGTGCTGCTGGAGGACGCCGACGCGGCGACCGCCGCCCGCGTGGCGTCGCGCGTGATCGACGCGTTCCGGGAGCCGTTCCTGCTCGACGACCGCGAGGTGTTCGTCTCGGCGACGATCGGCATCGCGTCGTCGGCGGGCATCGACGCCGGCGCCGACGCCCTGCTGCGCGACGCCGACGCCGCGATGTACGCGGCGAAGGCCCGCGGCAAGCGCGCGTTCGAGATCTTCGTGCCGGAGATGCGGAGCGCGGCGGTCGCCCGCCTCGAGCTCGGCACCAGCCTCCGCCGGGCCCTCGAGCAGGAGGAGATCGAGCTCCACTACCAGCCGATCCTCGACGTGACCACCGGCGAGGTCGTCGCCGTCGAGGCCCTCGCGCGCTGGCGCCACCCGGAGCTCGGGGTGCTCGGCCCCGCCGACTTCGTGCCCCTCGCGGAGCAGTCCGGCCTGATCGAGCAGATCGGGGCGTGGGTGCTGCGCCGCGCGTGCGCCGACCTCGCGGTCCTGCGCGCCGAGCCGGGGGCGCGGTCCGACCTGTCGGTGACGGTGAACCTGTCCCCACGCCAGCTGCGCCACCACGAGCTCGCCGACCAGGTGCGCAGCGCGCTCCGTCAGGCGGGCGTCCCGCCGGAGGCCCTGGTCCTGGAGATCACCGAGACGGCGATCGCGGGGGACACGCCGGCGGGCATCTCGCTGCTGCGGGCCCTGCGCCGCATCGGCGTGCGGGTTGCGGTCGACGACTTCGGCTCCGGGTACTCGTCGCTCGGCCAGCTCCGGCGGCTCCCGGTGGACCTGCTGAAGATCGACCGCGTGTTCCTGGCCGACGCCGGGTCGCCGGAGGCGGCGTCGTTCCTGCGCGCCATCGTCGAGCTGGCGCGGGGACTGGGGCTCGGGGTCGTCGCGGAGGGCGTCGAGAGCGACGAGCAGCTGGCGCTGGTGCGGGAGGTGCGCTGCGGCCTCGGGCAGGGGTGGTTGTGGGCCCGGGCGATGCCGCTCGACCCCCTCCGGACGTGGCTCCGCGACGAGGCCCGTGCGCGCGGGGGCGGTCGCCCCCCCGGTTTCCTGACCTGA